Proteins encoded by one window of Blautia argi:
- a CDS encoding ANTAR domain-containing response regulator: MSLRERFYSILIVSATDSFTSAFADLLPETRYYPVHSVTSVSAAKQTLAEKTFDFVIINAPLHDDVGIRFAIDTCTTKLSVVLLLVKSDIHADIHDKVAEYGVFTLPKPISKLTILHALDWMESARERLRQLEKKSLSIEEKMVEIRLVNKAKWLLISELSMSEPDAHHYIEKQAMNRCIAKRTIAEEIIKTYS; the protein is encoded by the coding sequence ATGAGTTTAAGAGAACGCTTTTACAGTATACTCATCGTGTCTGCAACAGATAGCTTCACCTCTGCCTTTGCTGACCTGCTCCCTGAAACAAGATACTACCCTGTCCATTCTGTTACAAGTGTCAGTGCTGCCAAACAAACGCTTGCTGAAAAAACATTTGATTTTGTTATCATCAACGCTCCACTACATGATGATGTGGGTATTCGTTTTGCGATTGACACTTGTACCACAAAACTGTCCGTTGTGTTACTTTTAGTAAAAAGTGATATCCATGCTGATATCCACGATAAGGTTGCTGAATATGGCGTTTTTACTCTGCCAAAACCAATTTCAAAGCTAACCATATTACATGCCCTCGATTGGATGGAAAGTGCCAGAGAACGGCTGAGACAATTAGAAAAGAAGTCTCTGTCTATTGAGGAAAAAATGGTTGAAATCCGTCTGGTCAATAAGGCAAAATGGCTTTTAATCAGCGAACTGTCCATGAGTGAACCTGATGCTCATCATTACATAGAAAAACAGGCAATGAATCGCTGTATTGCAAAACGAACCATTGCCGAAGAAATTATTAAAACTTATTCCTAA